A window of Nicotiana sylvestris chromosome 8, ASM39365v2, whole genome shotgun sequence genomic DNA:
AGGGTTAAATACTATGAGTTGTGGGCAGCGCCAAGAACCAGGACCGAAGAACTCTAGAGCAGCTTTCTTGAACCGTGCCCCCTTTCCCGGGATGcagataacaaaattcctcaaaTTTGAACCTACAACTTGTGGAAATACAGAATATTCAGTGCAGTGGTAGGAACACAAGCTTCAAGATTGCCGTGGGAGAACCAGCTTTGGATAATGTTCTGAAATGTGCTAGCTCGGGTAAGTGCATCAGGCCACCTATCCACCAACCTGAAACCAAATTCAGACGCTGCTGAAAGTATAGATGGTTCATCAACTCTTCGAAAGACATGACAAAGGATTAGAGCTGGTGTACTATCCTCCTTATCGCCTCTGTCAGATCGGATCAGCTTTTTTGCAGTTGCAAACAAAGGAGAGATTGCATCAGCAACATAAGTGACATCTGTGCCTATTATGACATCAAAACCTCTATCATTTAGCCTCTTGATGGACTCTACATCATCTCTATTTCCCCACTCAAGCTTTTTTGTTATTAGACTTGCAAGACTTAATGCTTGGAGATTCAGAGCGACATTCTGGTTTAACAGATCAAGTGCTTTTGTGTCTCCATCAGTGGCAACCACAAGATCAGCAGATTTAGCAGCAACCATAGAGCAAATGCCCCCACATCCACAACCCAGCTCTAAAACACTTTTCCCTGAAACAATGGTCTGGTTAGTAGCAAGCACAGAAGCCATAAGCCGAGCTGATTCCCATAACATTAAGCCAGTTGATTTGCAGGTATGCTGATACTCTTTTGAGAGGACATTTATCTTGAAAGAATAGTCTCTGGAGATGACATCAAGAATCTAGAATGTTGACAAAGAAGTATGTAAGTCAGTAACTAGCGGACAAAACATTAAAACATTTAGGAGTCACTTTATACAAGCTTTTACGGGGGATTCAAGTGACCCCAACTTCATAATTCTGAAGCAATTACGATTAACCACCTGGTTCATATTAGAATATGCTACCCAGGCAAAACTGACAACAGCTATCCTTGACCAAAAGTATCAATCTTTGAAATACTGATATTACTATTTAATCAGGAACCTGTATCTATAAACTCGGATCAGATCCCAGAAGTAAATTTGACGAGATACAGCAAGAACATTTAGTTTATTTGAATTATAAAAAGGATCATTTGCACCCCTGGATCAACGCACAAGCATTACATGTATACATAGGTCATGAttgcttaaccataatgtcagtGCTAATGCATAAACACCACAAACGCTAGCCTGTCAGTGCTATTATCCTCATAATTTCAGTATCTTTCATAACAGCAAAGAGGAATTAATGCTAGATGTGAATGAAAAGTCTGTACCTCCTCCTTGGGAGATGAAATACCAAACATTTCAAGAGCCATCCCCTCGGAGATATCAACTTCAGTCTCATTTGCAGAGTCTTCATGGGCAACTTTTTGTATTTCAGGCTTGTCATTATCCTTACCAAGGAATTTCACCTTGCTTTCAGTTTTCCCTCCAGATTTCCCACTACCAACACGGAATACAGCTTGAACCCAACGCCTGAAACCACAGCAATAAAGTATGTCTTTATCCAATACAGCAACagtaaatcaaaaaataatactCGAAGTCAAGTATCAAATGGATGAGATTTTGGGGGGAAACCCCAATACAAGAGAATATTATTAATGCAATACACTCTCTAGCTTTGATCTTCATCTAAGCATCAGTTCTTAATTGTATGTGGTCTGCATTTTGAACCCACACCACAAACCCGacaaaattttttaaaaaataatttatcagGACCACAACCCCCAACAAATTTAAGCACTGAAAGAGCAATGTTGAGCTGTGTGCAATATCAAGTTTCCATTAAGGAATACCTCCAAAGCTGCTCCACATGTTGCCTCTCAGTTCATGGGGAAACTGCAAATACTCAAGACGAAGGTTGGAGggggacaacaacaacaacaacgacctagtgaaattccactagtggggtctggggagggtagtgtttACGCAGACCTTACCGCTACCCCGAGGGGTAGAAAGGTTGGATGGGGGGGTAAAATCTAAAATCTTTAAGATTTGAACAAACCTCCAACCCAAGGAAGAATTGAACACAAAGGAACTTTCTCTTCAATAGCAAGAGTTAGACAAGAACGGCATGGCTAATTTTGCAGGTCAGAAAGGATGGAAGGAATGATACTTATGGATTGCTATGAAGGCCAGTTCACAGCTTAGAGAATGAATATTACAGTTCTTTGCATGTCAAGCAAAGAGATTCTGTGGGGAAGGCTGATCTAAATAAGGATTGCTTCAAGGACTCTTCAAACATGTTCCTTCTTCACATTATGAATCCACTttaattggttaagaaactgatTTAGGTTCAATGAGATCATAATCAAGAAGGGAACTATAACTTTCAACAAGCTAGGGGTATATAGTCAACCTATATACCTCCTACCTCCACATTAATGTAGCTCAAGATGATCAGGTATGTACCATCAAAAATTAGCCTGACATGGCACAAACTAGTAAAATATTTTACATATCTTTCACCATTTAAGAGAATTGAAGGTTCTGTCAGAAGACATCCATCTCATTTTTATACATTAATAGCTATTCTCAACTAATACCTAAAGTAAATGTACTAACATGACAAACACTATTCTCAACTAATTTTATCGCCTATATACATCTTTCTCTTCCATTACACCAATATCTTTCGCTAAGTTTGCATGGGTTCCAAGACATTGTGGGTCTTTCCAGAAAACTTCCTTCGGTGTGATTTTACGTCTTCCTTGTTTCCTTAAAACACCTTCATTCACCATGATTTCACACCTGTGAACTAGTGGATTTGAAGGTAAAAGTAATTTTGCTAAATTACTTGCAACTTTTAGTGAATATGGTCATTTTTAATCTTGTCTAATTTTGTATGACCACACATCCATCTTAGCATCTGCATCTCGGCAACACTCATCTTGTGGATGTGTTGGACTTCAGCGCCCAAACATTCACTCCCTGATAATGTTGTTGGTCTTATAACTGTTCAAATTCATTGATCTATTACAATGTTAAAGTTAAACTTTGATACGATATTTCCTCTATCAAGTTTTCCAATTTATATGAAATTCTTTCCATTTTGGAACGTTAAAAAATGTTTGACATCATCTCAATATTATGTACAACTGTCACAACAGTCAAAAATTCAAACTCATTAATCTATTCAAATTTAAACTTTTATGACTAACTTTTCAACAACTATAATATTTTCTTTCAATATCactaatataatatttaagcCAATCTACAATCTAACTTAGTATCCAATCAAATACTCGCATACAATAAAATGGAGGAAGTAACAAATAAAAAGGTAACAAGCATATACCTATTCATCACCAACTCCCTTGACCGATTTTCCACTTGCTTGAAACACAAGATGTGCTCCTCAGAATCAAAACCATTTTCATTGAAGAGATTCACTAAGAACTCATCAGAAAAGTAGAAAGCCCGCTGTTGATAGAAATAAGCTGCTATAAGATGCTCATCAACAATATAAGTCCCATTCTCTGAGAAAACTCAATTTGTATCAGTAGAACTTACAGTCCCATCACCCCGAACATAGAAGCTATCACTGATTTTTTGTTCCTTGGAAATAAGCCTTTCCTGGTAATACAAACCATGTACGTATAAATCATTCCCAAATACTTACATTTTCAAACaactaatattaaaaaaaattatatcagTAAGTCCAGagataaaataaccaaaaaagtGATATTACAACCCAAACTTAATCAAGTTAAAATTCAAAGGCCGCCATCCCATCACAGTATTATGCAACTTAAGAAGGCAAATAAGTATATCTAAAATTATTACAAAAAATAATCAGTTCATGCAATATGGTGAACATACAATGATAAACAGATTAAGATACTATGTGATGAAGTCTAAACCTGTGCAAGGTCACCAGTTGCATAGTCACGAAATAAGACACAGCCATCTTTCTGGAAAGGAAAAAGTATAAGAGTCATGATAATGAAATCAAACAGCACAACCAACGAAATATTTAAGAACTTGTATCTCACCTTCAGAACTTTTCTGATGTTTTGTAACATCAGAGGCATCTTCTCAGGGGATACTGCAGATAGAACAAATATCTGCTTAACTAGTCAGCTTATTTGTTAAATAATATATGTTGcataatctaaccaaaattggaACAGAAATAAACATTCAAGAGTCATGCTTTAAGTATATAATTACGGGCCAACATAATTTGTTATGCAGAAAGTGTGTCGATAAAAGTGGAATAGCCCACAAATTATAGAAAAAAAACTTTGGCCGAGTACCATGGTAACAACATCCACTGATGAAGGAGAAATATGCTGGATTACGTCATCCACGGTTGGATCACAGACAAATGCATTCACCCGAGCATCATCAAAATCCTTGTGCGACTGCAATAAACTTCTAACATGAATCAGTGACTGTATTTGCACTTTCGCAACACATCCTAAAAAAGAAACTTACCCTTCGCATCAACCACAAGCTAACATGCAACCTGTCAATAAAAATTGCTCTTCCACCTGACTCACACTCAACCAACATGGAACACTCtaactcccccccccccaaaaaaaaaaggaaaaataaaacacACTCAGGATTGGACATATGGTGTGTAGACAACAAATATGGAGGCGCAACATTGGGTAAACCAAGAATATGGCTGACTCTTGATATCATGAAAAGAAGGGAGAAGAGAAGTGATTTTGAGAACGAATGAATTGATTATTCCCTCAAGCCTATTGGAATTTAAATACTTTAAGgacccgtttggccatagattttgccaaaatttatttggattttttttggcaaataaatatttgtttataaAATTTATCCATATTTTGACAAATTCCCAAAACCCAAAACCAACTCAAGAGCTGGTTTTGgcccaaaatattactattatattttttaaaaattgccctaaacttttgtattttataaaagagcTCACCATTtgttattttgtaacaatattgCTTCGTCTTCTAGGTCATTTGATAGTGTattatgtagttcattataaaaatgataattttgtaccaaatttatttatgtcCATGACTATGGTTTGTGATAATATATAATGAATGTTATAGATGAAGGTTgggtatttgtgatagtttttagaatttgtggatataagtca
This region includes:
- the LOC104234303 gene encoding uncharacterized protein encodes the protein MEEKDQQPAAPKIQIYPTSTGEISPFWREKYERDAKKYWDIFYKRHQDKFFKDRHYLDKEWGRYFSGTEGKVILEVGCGAGNTIFPLLATIPNIFVHACDFSPRAVNLVKSHKDFDDARVNAFVCDPTVDDVIQHISPSSVDVVTMIFVLSAVSPEKMPLMLQNIRKVLKKDGCVLFRDYATGDLAQERLISKEQKISDSFYVRGDGTRAFYFSDEFLVNLFNENGFDSEEHILCFKQVENRSRELVMNRRWVQAVFRVGSGKSGGKTESKVKFLGKDNDKPEIQKVAHEDSANETEVDISEGMALEMFGISSPKEEILDVISRDYSFKINVLSKEYQHTCKSTGLMLWESARLMASVLATNQTIVSGKSVLELGCGCGGICSMVAAKSADLVVATDGDTKALDLLNQNVALNLQALSLASLITKKLEWGNRDDVESIKRLNDRGFDVIIGTDVTYVADAISPLFATAKKLIRSDRGDKEDSTPALILCHVFRRVDEPSILSAASEFGFRLVDRWPDALTRASTFQNIIQSWFSHGNLEACVPTTALNILYFHKL